Genomic segment of Arachnia propionica:
CTGGTGGCCTGGGGGGTTGCCAAGGTGCCCGCCCTGCACGCGAGCCTGCGCACCGGGTTCGTCTCGGCCCTGGCCACGGACGAGGAGACGGCCCGGCTGCTTCTCGGCTACCGGCCCTGAGGCCTCGCCACCGAGGGGCCCCTAGCATGAATCCATGCCTCCCGTGATCCGCTCCGCCAGCCATGAGGACCTCCCTGCCATCGTGGAGATCTACAACGAGGGTGGGGTGGCCACCACCGCCTCCTACGACGTCGAACCGGCCACCCTCGAGGAACGCACCGCCTGGTTCGAGCGGCTGCGGAACCAAGGACATCCCGTGCTGGTCCTCGAGGAGGACGGCCGGGTGGTCGGGTTCGCCAGCTACGGGCCGTTCCGCGACAAGGCGGCCTACCGCCACACCGTCGAACACTCCGTCTACGTGGCCGGGG
This window contains:
- a CDS encoding GNAT family N-acetyltransferase; the encoded protein is MPPVIRSASHEDLPAIVEIYNEGGVATTASYDVEPATLEERTAWFERLRNQGHPVLVLEEDGRVVGFASYGPFRDKAAYRHTVEHSVYVAGGSRSDGAGRMLLGALLDHARGRGVHVMIGVLDADNAASRAFHKNLGFVESAVLPEVGRKFGRWLDIVFVTHCFD